One Nocardia iowensis DNA window includes the following coding sequences:
- a CDS encoding 4-(cytidine 5'-diphospho)-2-C-methyl-D-erythritol kinase: protein MLSVVPSPITVRAPSKVNLHLGVGDLRADGFHDLTTVFQALSLSDDLEIAPAGSLAVRVSGEGAAEVPTDRTNLVWKAAVRLAHLAGRAPLVEIAIAKGIPVAGGMAGGSADAAAALVGLNELWDLGLSRDELVAVAAELGSDVPFALHGGTALGTGRGERLLPVLSRNTFHWVLALAKGGLSTPAVFAELDRLRAHGTPPRLGEPQQLMQALAFGDPKQLAPLLGNDLQAAALSLKPELRRTLRAGVNAGALAGLVSGSGPTCAFLCESEESAVSVAAELAGAGVCRSVRTANGPVPGARVLSGETPGKR, encoded by the coding sequence GTGCTGTCAGTTGTGCCAAGCCCCATCACCGTGCGCGCGCCGTCCAAGGTGAACCTCCATCTCGGAGTCGGTGACCTGCGCGCCGATGGGTTTCACGACCTGACAACGGTGTTCCAGGCGCTATCGCTCAGCGACGACCTGGAGATCGCCCCGGCGGGCTCGCTGGCCGTGCGGGTCTCCGGCGAGGGCGCCGCTGAGGTGCCGACCGACCGGACCAACCTGGTGTGGAAGGCGGCCGTCCGGCTCGCGCATCTGGCGGGCCGGGCGCCGCTGGTGGAAATCGCCATCGCCAAGGGCATTCCGGTGGCGGGCGGCATGGCCGGTGGTAGCGCGGATGCCGCCGCGGCGCTGGTCGGCCTCAATGAACTGTGGGATCTGGGGCTCAGCCGCGACGAACTGGTCGCCGTCGCTGCCGAACTCGGCAGCGACGTCCCCTTCGCCCTGCACGGTGGCACCGCGCTCGGCACCGGACGCGGCGAACGGTTGCTCCCGGTGTTGTCCCGCAATACTTTTCACTGGGTGCTCGCGCTGGCAAAGGGCGGGTTGTCCACGCCAGCTGTCTTCGCGGAGCTCGATCGGTTGCGTGCGCACGGCACCCCACCTCGGCTCGGTGAGCCGCAGCAGCTGATGCAGGCGTTGGCCTTCGGCGATCCGAAACAACTCGCCCCGCTGCTCGGCAACGACTTGCAGGCGGCCGCGCTGTCGCTGAAGCCGGAGCTGCGCCGTACTCTGCGTGCCGGTGTCAACGCGGGCGCGCTGGCGGGCCTGGTCTCCGGGTCCGGGCCCACCTGCGCATTCCTGTGCGAGAGTGAGGAATCCGCGGTATCGGTGGCCGCGGAACTGGCCGGCGCGGGGGTGTGCCGCAGCGTCCGAACGGCGAACGGCCCGGTCCCCGGCGCCCGCGTCCTCAGCGGCGAGACCCCCGGCAAGCGGTGA
- a CDS encoding TetR/AcrR family transcriptional regulator: MSTPTRGRPRSFDREAALDKAMRLFWARGYEATSIGELTAAMGIGAPSLYAAFGDKATLFGEVVQNFGARYGQFVARAFAEEPTAEAAVRRSLREAAFEYTRPDCPHGCLVMSAGVNTTSGDVADQLRELRNRNLGLFTQRIQADIDAGLLGAEVDAPTLARYIGTVMQGMSQAARDGASRAELEKVAELAMHGWGRTG; this comes from the coding sequence ATGAGCACCCCGACTCGCGGCAGGCCGCGCTCGTTCGACCGGGAGGCCGCGCTGGACAAGGCCATGCGGCTGTTCTGGGCGCGCGGCTACGAGGCCACCTCGATCGGCGAGTTGACCGCGGCGATGGGCATCGGCGCGCCGAGTCTCTACGCGGCGTTCGGCGACAAGGCGACGCTGTTCGGCGAGGTGGTGCAGAACTTCGGCGCACGCTACGGCCAATTCGTCGCGCGCGCCTTCGCCGAGGAGCCGACGGCCGAAGCCGCGGTGCGGCGCTCATTGCGCGAGGCGGCGTTCGAGTACACCAGGCCCGACTGCCCGCACGGCTGCCTGGTGATGAGCGCGGGCGTCAACACGACCAGCGGCGACGTCGCCGACCAGCTGCGCGAGCTGCGCAACCGGAATTTAGGGTTGTTCACGCAACGGATCCAGGCCGATATCGACGCGGGCCTGCTCGGCGCGGAGGTCGACGCGCCGACGCTGGCTCGCTACATCGGCACGGTCATGCAGGGGATGTCGCAGGCCGCCAGGGACGGCGCGAGCCGCGCGGAACTCGAGAAGGTCGCCGAGCTGGCCATGCACGGCTGGGGCCGGACGGGATAG
- a CDS encoding LLM class flavin-dependent oxidoreductase produces the protein MHVGLGLPISDSTVLLDWARRADAGPFSTLGLLDRLVYDNPEPLVALALVAGATNRIKVQTEVLIAPLREPALLAKQAATLDRMSGGRFVLGVGVGGREDDHLASGTDIRTRGRRLDEQLRIMRRVWSGEPYSTDCGPIGPAPLRPEGPELLFGGFQPAALERVGRWGGGFLAAAAPSWASGLFDTVRRSWTANGRAGAPRIVAQVNVALGDQDLIDDARASMGGYYEFSGRADYMLDGMLTTPGEIRSAIKQFDDMGADEVMLYCYGRDAEQVDRLADVIA, from the coding sequence ATGCACGTCGGTCTAGGCCTGCCCATTTCCGATTCCACCGTCCTGCTCGACTGGGCCCGCCGCGCCGATGCCGGTCCGTTCAGCACCCTCGGCCTGCTCGACCGGCTGGTCTACGACAATCCCGAACCGCTCGTCGCGCTCGCCCTGGTCGCCGGCGCCACGAACCGCATCAAGGTGCAGACCGAGGTGCTGATCGCGCCGCTGCGCGAGCCCGCGTTGCTCGCCAAGCAGGCCGCGACGCTGGACCGGATGTCCGGCGGGCGCTTCGTGCTCGGCGTCGGCGTCGGCGGCCGCGAGGACGATCACCTCGCCTCCGGCACCGACATCCGCACCCGCGGCCGTCGGCTGGACGAACAACTGCGGATCATGCGGCGCGTGTGGTCCGGCGAGCCGTACAGCACCGACTGCGGCCCGATCGGCCCAGCACCACTGCGTCCCGAAGGCCCCGAACTGCTCTTCGGTGGTTTCCAGCCCGCCGCGCTCGAACGCGTAGGTCGTTGGGGCGGTGGCTTTCTCGCCGCCGCCGCACCGTCCTGGGCCAGCGGATTGTTCGATACCGTTCGCCGTTCCTGGACGGCCAACGGCCGCGCTGGTGCGCCACGCATCGTCGCCCAGGTCAATGTCGCACTCGGCGATCAAGACCTGATCGACGATGCGCGCGCCTCGATGGGAGGCTACTACGAATTCAGCGGCCGCGCCGACTACATGCTCGACGGGATGCTCACCACACCCGGCGAAATTCGCTCGGCCATCAAACAATTCGATGACATGGGCGCCGACGAAGTCATGCTCTACTGCTACGGCCGCGATGCCGAGCAGGTCGACCGACTGGCCGACGTCATCGCCTGA
- a CDS encoding alpha/beta fold hydrolase, giving the protein MRVVQVCLRAVAVATVSASAALFVNVAPAQAAAPGSVISVAVQADGWHGTSGGSVVEYWMRGSDGTPRQASGALFVPQGTPPATGWPVIAYDHGTSGLGAGCGGQSDPEGHPYQQIRTKESQLIQRLVGQGFAVVAPDYLGLGRFDTGPHPYLEIATEATATIDLLRAARATHPELSRTWAVLGVSQGGQAALGTGHLQATYAPELDFRGTIAIDPESDVEKVLPLAGPNLPAVRGGDGAMSFFVSILAGLRAARPDVHVDDYLTPQGRAVLDSIGTLCLDGITDRVKGLGVSDLLARPLADEPIRAALDAYLTVPTSGYNAPILLLLNITDTVVPSPLHAALATQLAANAVDFHTVTGTGRHTQLNPAMYAAIDAFLNRIKATPQQ; this is encoded by the coding sequence GTGCGAGTTGTCCAGGTGTGCCTGCGAGCAGTGGCGGTGGCCACGGTGTCGGCCAGTGCCGCGTTGTTCGTGAATGTTGCTCCCGCGCAGGCGGCGGCGCCGGGGTCGGTGATCTCGGTGGCCGTGCAGGCGGACGGTTGGCACGGAACATCGGGCGGCTCGGTGGTCGAGTACTGGATGCGCGGCTCGGACGGCACGCCACGGCAGGCCAGCGGGGCACTGTTCGTTCCGCAGGGCACGCCGCCCGCAACCGGCTGGCCGGTCATTGCCTATGACCACGGCACCAGTGGACTCGGGGCGGGCTGCGGGGGGCAGTCCGATCCGGAAGGTCATCCGTACCAGCAGATTCGGACTAAAGAATCGCAGCTGATCCAGCGTCTGGTCGGGCAGGGCTTCGCCGTGGTCGCGCCCGACTACCTCGGGCTCGGCCGCTTCGACACCGGTCCGCACCCGTACCTGGAGATCGCCACCGAGGCCACGGCCACCATCGATCTGCTGCGCGCGGCCCGCGCTACCCATCCCGAGCTGTCGCGGACCTGGGCGGTGCTCGGGGTGTCGCAGGGTGGTCAAGCCGCGCTCGGCACCGGCCACCTACAGGCCACTTACGCGCCCGAGCTCGATTTCCGCGGCACCATCGCGATCGATCCCGAATCCGATGTGGAGAAGGTGCTGCCGCTGGCCGGGCCGAACCTCCCCGCCGTCCGCGGCGGTGACGGTGCGATGAGCTTCTTCGTCAGCATCCTGGCGGGCCTGCGCGCGGCCCGCCCCGACGTGCACGTCGACGATTACCTCACCCCGCAGGGCCGCGCGGTCCTGGACAGCATCGGCACGTTGTGCCTGGACGGCATCACCGATCGCGTGAAAGGCCTCGGCGTCAGCGATCTGCTGGCCCGACCCCTCGCCGACGAGCCCATCCGCGCCGCCCTCGACGCCTACCTCACCGTCCCCACCTCCGGCTACAACGCCCCGATCCTATTGCTGCTCAACATCACCGACACTGTCGTCCCATCCCCGCTACACGCCGCCCTCGCCACCCAACTGGCCGCCAACGCCGTCGACTTCCACACCGTCACCGGCACCGGCAGGCACACCCAACTCAACCCAGCCATGTACGCCGCCATCGACGCCTTCCTGAACCGCATCAAAGCAACACCCCAGCAGTAG
- the rsmA gene encoding 16S rRNA (adenine(1518)-N(6)/adenine(1519)-N(6))-dimethyltransferase RsmA → MSEPEVAARGSAALLGPAEVRVLAERLGVRPTKQLGQNFVHDGNTVRRIVAAAGVGRDDVVLEVGPGLGSLTLALLDVVDSVVAVEIDPVLARHLPVTVADRAPELADRLTVVEADALRVAAADLPVRPTALVANLPYNVAVPVLLHLLAELPSITVSLVMVQAEVADRLAAAPGSRIYGVPSVKAGFFGTVRRAGAVGTQVFWPVPRVDSGLVRVDRYSEPPWPMDTDHRRRVFEVVDAAFAQRRKTLRAALAGWAGSPAEAERRLLAADIAPTARGETLDTAAFVRLAAQG, encoded by the coding sequence GTGTCCGAACCTGAAGTTGCCGCTCGTGGGAGTGCCGCGTTGCTGGGGCCCGCTGAAGTGCGGGTGCTGGCGGAGCGGCTGGGGGTGCGGCCGACCAAGCAACTCGGGCAGAACTTTGTGCACGACGGGAACACGGTGCGGCGGATTGTCGCGGCGGCGGGGGTGGGGCGTGACGATGTGGTGCTGGAGGTCGGGCCGGGGCTCGGCTCGTTGACGTTGGCGTTGCTCGACGTGGTGGATTCGGTGGTCGCCGTCGAGATCGATCCGGTGCTCGCGCGGCATTTGCCGGTGACCGTCGCGGACCGAGCGCCGGAGTTGGCCGACCGGTTGACGGTGGTCGAGGCGGACGCGTTGCGGGTCGCCGCCGCGGACCTACCCGTGCGGCCGACCGCGTTGGTGGCGAACCTGCCGTACAACGTGGCGGTGCCGGTGCTGCTGCACCTGCTCGCCGAATTGCCCAGCATCACCGTCTCTTTGGTGATGGTGCAGGCGGAGGTGGCCGATCGGCTCGCGGCCGCCCCCGGCAGTCGCATCTACGGCGTGCCCAGCGTGAAAGCCGGATTCTTCGGCACCGTCCGCCGAGCGGGGGCGGTCGGCACCCAGGTCTTCTGGCCGGTCCCGCGGGTGGACTCCGGCCTGGTCCGCGTGGACCGCTACTCCGAACCGCCCTGGCCGATGGACACCGACCACCGTCGCCGCGTCTTCGAGGTCGTCGACGCCGCCTTCGCCCAACGCCGCAAAACTCTCCGCGCCGCCCTGGCGGGCTGGGCAGGCTCACCCGCCGAAGCCGAACGCCGCCTCCTCGCCGCCGACATCGCCCCGACCGCCCGCGGTGAAACCCTCGACACCGCCGCCTTCGTCCGCCTAGCCGCCCAGGGCTAG
- a CDS encoding heavy metal translocating P-type ATPase — MSAPADLRSIELAIDGMTCASCAARIEKKLNRIDGVTATVNFATEKAKVRYPQSISPDSLVEQVADAGYAARVSASGATQTDQYAELTTLRRKLLISIALAVPVLVLAMIPALQFENWQWVSLALTTPVVIWGGAGFHRAAWTNARHATATMDTLVSVGTLAAFGWSVYALFFGHAGMSGMKHSFSLAIQRSDAASSVYFEVAAGLIVFILAGRYFETRAKERAGSALRALFELGAKDVSVLRDGTETLVPVAELRIGELFLVRPGEKVATDGVVVEGNSALDQSLLTGESLPAEVGPGDPVVGATVNAGGLLTVRATRVGADTQLARMAALVEDAQNRKAPVQRLADRVAGVFVPIVFAIAAITLGYWLGTDAPAAVAIGTAVAVLIIACPCALGLATPTALLVGTGRGAQLGILIKGPQVLESTRRIDTVVLDKTGTVTSGRMALSDIVPAEGTDADELLMIAASVERGSEHPIARAVVTRATERGQVLKPLRRFVSHGGKGVEGSVEERDVLVGRAELLASRSISLPDPLVAARTAAEQAGGTVVAVAWDGVARGILVLADTIKSSSAQAITELRDLGLTPILLTGDNAATARTVAEQVGIDTVIAEVLPSEKLEAVRNLQRDGKVVAMVGDGVNDAAALARADLGMAMGTGTDVAIEAGDITLVRGDLRTVGAAIRLSRATLRTIKGNLCWAFGYNIAAIPLAAAGLLNPMLAGAAMALSSIFVVTNSLRLRSFR, encoded by the coding sequence ATGTCCGCACCCGCCGACCTGCGCTCGATCGAGCTGGCGATCGACGGGATGACCTGCGCTTCCTGTGCCGCGCGGATCGAGAAGAAGCTCAATCGAATCGACGGCGTCACCGCGACCGTCAACTTCGCCACGGAGAAGGCAAAAGTTCGTTATCCACAATCGATTTCGCCGGATTCGCTGGTAGAACAGGTTGCCGACGCGGGGTATGCGGCGCGCGTATCCGCCTCGGGCGCAACACAAACCGACCAGTACGCAGAGCTGACCACTCTGCGGCGCAAGCTCCTGATCAGCATCGCGCTCGCGGTGCCGGTGCTCGTGCTGGCGATGATTCCCGCGCTGCAATTCGAGAACTGGCAATGGGTTTCGCTGGCGCTCACCACACCCGTGGTCATCTGGGGTGGGGCAGGCTTCCATCGAGCGGCGTGGACGAATGCCAGGCACGCCACCGCCACCATGGACACCTTGGTCTCGGTCGGCACCCTGGCCGCGTTCGGGTGGTCGGTGTACGCGCTGTTCTTCGGGCACGCCGGCATGTCCGGGATGAAGCACTCGTTCAGCCTGGCGATCCAGCGCTCGGATGCGGCGTCGAGCGTGTATTTCGAGGTGGCTGCCGGGTTGATCGTCTTTATTTTGGCGGGACGGTACTTCGAGACACGGGCCAAGGAGCGGGCGGGGTCGGCGCTGCGGGCGCTTTTCGAACTCGGCGCCAAGGACGTCTCGGTGCTGCGCGACGGAACCGAAACCTTGGTTCCGGTAGCGGAATTGCGGATCGGTGAGTTGTTCCTGGTCCGGCCCGGCGAGAAGGTTGCCACGGATGGTGTTGTGGTCGAGGGGAATTCGGCCCTCGACCAAAGCCTGCTGACCGGCGAGTCACTGCCCGCCGAGGTCGGACCCGGCGATCCGGTGGTCGGTGCCACCGTGAACGCGGGCGGCCTGCTCACCGTGCGCGCCACCAGGGTCGGCGCGGATACCCAGCTGGCGCGGATGGCGGCGCTGGTCGAGGACGCGCAGAACCGCAAGGCGCCGGTGCAGCGTCTCGCGGACCGGGTGGCCGGGGTGTTCGTGCCGATCGTCTTCGCCATCGCCGCCATCACCCTCGGCTACTGGCTCGGCACCGACGCACCAGCGGCCGTCGCCATCGGCACGGCGGTCGCGGTGCTGATCATCGCCTGCCCCTGCGCGTTAGGACTCGCGACGCCGACCGCGCTGCTCGTGGGCACTGGACGCGGCGCGCAGCTCGGCATCCTCATCAAGGGTCCGCAGGTGCTGGAGTCCACTCGGCGCATCGACACCGTGGTGTTGGACAAGACCGGAACGGTGACTTCCGGGCGGATGGCGCTATCCGACATCGTGCCTGCCGAGGGGACCGACGCGGACGAGTTGCTGATGATCGCCGCATCGGTTGAGCGCGGTTCCGAGCACCCCATCGCGCGGGCGGTGGTCACTCGCGCGACCGAACGTGGGCAGGTTCTGAAACCGCTTCGACGGTTCGTCAGTCACGGCGGCAAAGGTGTCGAAGGCTCCGTCGAGGAACGCGACGTACTGGTCGGCCGCGCCGAACTGCTTGCCAGTCGGTCGATTTCACTGCCCGACCCACTCGTCGCGGCGCGGACGGCCGCCGAACAGGCCGGTGGCACCGTGGTGGCCGTTGCCTGGGACGGCGTGGCGCGCGGCATTCTCGTCCTCGCGGACACGATCAAATCATCCAGCGCTCAGGCGATTACCGAACTCCGCGACCTCGGCCTGACCCCCATTCTGCTCACTGGAGACAACGCCGCCACCGCACGCACCGTCGCCGAGCAGGTCGGCATCGACACGGTGATCGCCGAAGTGCTGCCGAGCGAAAAACTCGAGGCGGTACGGAACCTGCAACGCGACGGCAAGGTGGTCGCGATGGTCGGCGACGGCGTCAACGACGCTGCCGCCCTGGCTCGCGCCGACCTCGGCATGGCCATGGGCACCGGCACCGACGTCGCCATCGAGGCCGGTGACATCACCCTCGTTCGCGGCGACCTGCGCACCGTCGGCGCCGCCATCCGACTCTCCCGCGCCACCCTGCGCACCATCAAGGGAAACCTCTGCTGGGCCTTCGGCTACAACATCGCCGCCATCCCCCTAGCCGCCGCAGGCCTGCTCAACCCCATGCTCGCCGGCGCAGCCATGGCCCTGTCCAGCATCTTCGTCGTCACCAACAGCCTGCGCCTGCGCTCATTCCGCTGA
- a CDS encoding ABC-F family ATP-binding cassette domain-containing protein, with protein MSNLINLEQVSKSFGITPLLENVSMGVHAGERIGVVGLNGGGKTTLLEVLTGLEPPDSGRVSRVGGLRLAVVTQRGVLPPGSTVGEVVLAGLADDSMTVDVAEHEWAANPRIRGVMEGIGIAGLGLETSIDNLSGGERRRVALAAALVRDLDLLVLDEPTNHLDVEGVQWLAQHLLNRRSALVVVTHDRWFLDTVATNTWEVVGGKVETYEGGYGDWIFARAERARQADASEARRANLARKELAWLRRGAKARTAKPRYRVEAAEALIADVPAPRDSVSLAAFARKRLGRVVIELEDATLTTPDGRELVRDLTWRLAPGERVGLVGVNGSGKTTLLRTLAGETEPAVGKRIQGQTVQIGWLRQELDDLPTDMRVLEAVQQVAQRIMLGDKEISAGQLAERLGFTPARQRTPVGDLSGGERRRLQLTRILMAEPNVLLLDEPTNDLDIDTLQQLEDLLDNWAGTLVVISHDRYLIERICDSTWALFGDGKLTNLPGGIDEYLKKRAAQGDVAIRSGGADAKSAPVTDAAAQRAARKELSKLERAIEKFDEREQRLHAALAEAATDPDKLVKLGAELKQVVAEKEAAEERWMELAEGN; from the coding sequence ATGTCCAACCTGATCAACCTCGAGCAGGTCTCCAAGAGTTTTGGGATCACGCCGCTACTAGAGAACGTATCGATGGGCGTCCACGCGGGCGAGCGCATCGGGGTCGTCGGTCTCAACGGCGGTGGCAAAACCACTCTGCTCGAGGTGCTCACCGGTCTCGAGCCGCCGGACAGCGGGCGGGTCAGCCGCGTCGGCGGCCTGCGACTCGCGGTGGTGACGCAGCGTGGTGTGCTGCCGCCGGGCTCGACCGTGGGTGAGGTCGTGCTGGCCGGGCTGGCCGATGACTCGATGACAGTGGACGTCGCTGAACACGAGTGGGCCGCCAATCCGCGCATTCGCGGCGTCATGGAGGGGATCGGGATCGCCGGGCTCGGCTTGGAGACCTCGATCGACAATCTGTCCGGCGGGGAGCGGCGTCGCGTCGCCCTGGCCGCCGCGCTGGTCCGCGACCTGGATCTGCTCGTGCTCGACGAGCCGACCAACCACCTCGACGTCGAGGGTGTGCAGTGGCTGGCCCAGCATCTGCTCAACCGCCGCAGCGCCCTCGTGGTCGTCACTCACGATCGCTGGTTCCTCGACACCGTCGCCACCAATACCTGGGAGGTCGTCGGCGGCAAGGTCGAAACCTATGAGGGCGGCTACGGCGATTGGATCTTCGCCCGCGCCGAACGCGCCAGGCAGGCCGACGCTTCCGAGGCGCGGCGCGCGAACCTGGCTCGCAAGGAACTCGCCTGGCTGCGCCGTGGGGCGAAGGCTCGTACCGCAAAGCCGCGCTACCGGGTGGAGGCGGCCGAGGCGCTGATCGCCGATGTGCCCGCGCCGCGCGACAGTGTCTCGCTGGCCGCGTTCGCTCGAAAGCGCCTCGGGCGGGTGGTGATCGAGCTCGAGGACGCCACCCTCACCACCCCGGACGGCCGGGAGTTGGTGCGCGACTTGACCTGGCGCCTCGCGCCGGGCGAGCGGGTCGGTCTGGTCGGGGTGAACGGTTCCGGCAAGACGACCCTGCTGCGCACGCTGGCGGGTGAGACCGAGCCCGCTGTGGGCAAGCGGATTCAGGGCCAGACGGTGCAGATCGGTTGGCTGCGCCAGGAACTCGACGATCTGCCGACCGATATGCGGGTGCTGGAAGCGGTTCAGCAGGTCGCGCAGCGAATCATGCTCGGCGACAAGGAGATCTCCGCGGGACAGCTGGCCGAGCGGCTCGGCTTCACCCCGGCCAGGCAGCGCACCCCGGTCGGCGATCTGTCGGGCGGTGAGCGGCGCAGATTGCAACTGACTCGCATCCTGATGGCCGAGCCGAACGTGCTGCTGCTCGACGAGCCGACCAACGATCTGGACATCGACACCCTGCAACAGCTGGAGGACCTGCTCGACAACTGGGCGGGCACCCTGGTCGTCATCAGTCACGACCGCTACCTGATCGAGCGCATCTGTGATTCGACCTGGGCACTGTTCGGCGACGGCAAGCTCACCAACCTGCCCGGCGGTATCGACGAGTACCTGAAAAAGCGCGCCGCACAGGGTGATGTGGCGATTCGCTCGGGCGGCGCCGACGCGAAATCGGCGCCCGTGACCGATGCCGCGGCCCAGCGCGCCGCTCGCAAGGAGCTGTCCAAGCTGGAACGGGCCATCGAGAAGTTCGACGAACGCGAGCAGCGCCTGCACGCGGCGCTGGCCGAGGCTGCCACCGACCCGGACAAGCTGGTCAAGCTGGGTGCCGAGCTCAAGCAGGTGGTCGCGGAAAAGGAAGCCGCCGAGGAACGGTGGATGGAATTGGCGGAGGGTAACTAG
- a CDS encoding CPBP family intramembrane glutamic endopeptidase, with amino-acid sequence MNSNSATACHYRPVIAQPEIPSTSAIGTASDAARTDQPGPAPAARIFWTIIGIYVLATLLGSAAMLAVQPVSGIDPAALSLVQFGPALGALATWLVGRTIVGPLFPPPVPARRVRENLGYVVAACLLLGSLIAGATALTGHDLVGPAVVGGVPFAVFFVIQLIGATGEEIGWRGFLQPLLETRVRRFVAIALTGALWALWHVQAFGAGPVVAVSFFVSAMAFAVLLGALGNGSYWQRVLVAAVGHWLINVGIYLTAGDETLARPQVVFVALGAVFVAAVTLAVRARRAR; translated from the coding sequence ATGAACAGCAACAGTGCGACGGCATGCCACTATCGGCCGGTGATAGCTCAGCCGGAGATTCCCTCCACATCAGCCATCGGCACCGCCTCCGATGCGGCGCGGACCGACCAGCCGGGCCCGGCACCCGCGGCCCGAATCTTCTGGACGATCATCGGGATCTACGTCCTGGCCACCCTGCTCGGCTCGGCGGCAATGCTTGCGGTGCAACCGGTTTCGGGCATCGATCCGGCGGCGCTGTCGCTGGTCCAGTTCGGTCCGGCGCTCGGCGCGCTGGCGACCTGGCTCGTCGGCCGCACGATTGTCGGACCCCTGTTTCCGCCGCCGGTTCCGGCTCGGCGAGTTCGCGAGAACCTCGGCTACGTCGTCGCGGCGTGCCTGCTGCTCGGGTCGCTGATCGCCGGGGCCACCGCACTGACCGGGCACGATCTGGTCGGCCCCGCGGTGGTCGGTGGGGTGCCGTTCGCGGTGTTCTTCGTCATCCAGCTGATCGGCGCGACCGGCGAGGAGATCGGCTGGCGCGGTTTCCTGCAGCCACTGCTGGAAACGCGGGTGCGGCGGTTCGTCGCGATCGCGCTGACCGGAGCGTTGTGGGCGCTGTGGCATGTGCAGGCGTTCGGTGCGGGCCCGGTGGTCGCGGTGTCGTTCTTCGTCTCGGCGATGGCGTTCGCGGTGCTGTTGGGTGCGCTCGGCAACGGCAGCTACTGGCAGCGGGTGCTGGTCGCCGCGGTCGGGCACTGGTTGATCAACGTCGGGATCTATTTGACGGCGGGCGACGAGACGCTGGCGCGGCCGCAGGTCGTGTTCGTCGCGCTTGGAGCGGTTTTCGTTGCCGCGGTGACGCTCGCGGTACGAGCGCGGCGCGCGCGATAA
- a CDS encoding heavy-metal-associated domain-containing protein yields the protein MPSSTYTVTGMTCGHCVSSVKTEIGKIDGVTSVDVDLATGAVTVDSTAPIAATDIAAAVDEAGYEVAV from the coding sequence ATGCCCAGTTCCACCTACACCGTCACGGGGATGACCTGCGGGCACTGCGTGAGCTCCGTCAAGACGGAGATCGGCAAGATCGACGGCGTCACGAGCGTCGACGTGGATCTGGCCACCGGCGCGGTCACAGTCGACAGCACCGCGCCGATCGCCGCTACCGATATCGCCGCCGCCGTGGACGAGGCAGGCTACGAGGTCGCCGTTTGA
- a CDS encoding SDR family oxidoreductase, with protein MGALTGKTALVTGGSRGIGRGIAERLGRDGARVAVHYNGNEQAAKETVVAIEAAGGSAFAIRTELGVPDDAAALWAAFDAHADGLDILVNNAGIDGIRQPIAGTDEAAFDRVFAVNTKAPFFVTKLGLDRLRDGGRIINISTGLTHGSHMPQLIAYTMTKAAINAMTSVLAKEVGARGITVNAVAPGVIDTDMNAEFLRDNDEMAELVASWSPLNRVGQPADVGDIVGFLASDDARWVTGQWIDATGGALL; from the coding sequence ATGGGCGCACTGACAGGTAAGACCGCGCTGGTGACCGGAGGCAGCCGGGGGATCGGCCGCGGTATCGCCGAACGGCTCGGGCGGGACGGGGCCCGCGTGGCGGTCCACTACAACGGGAACGAGCAGGCGGCCAAGGAAACCGTGGTTGCGATCGAGGCCGCGGGCGGCTCGGCCTTCGCCATCCGCACCGAACTGGGCGTGCCCGACGATGCCGCGGCACTCTGGGCCGCCTTCGACGCGCACGCCGACGGGCTGGACATCCTGGTCAACAACGCGGGCATCGACGGCATCCGCCAGCCGATCGCGGGCACCGACGAGGCCGCGTTCGACCGGGTCTTCGCGGTCAACACCAAGGCGCCGTTCTTCGTCACCAAGCTCGGCCTCGACCGGCTGCGTGACGGCGGCCGGATCATCAACATCTCCACCGGCCTCACCCACGGATCTCACATGCCGCAGCTCATCGCCTACACCATGACCAAGGCGGCGATCAATGCCATGACCAGCGTGCTGGCCAAGGAGGTCGGGGCGCGCGGCATCACCGTGAACGCGGTGGCGCCCGGAGTGATCGACACCGATATGAACGCCGAGTTCTTGCGCGACAACGACGAGATGGCGGAACTGGTGGCGAGCTGGTCCCCGCTGAACCGGGTCGGCCAGCCCGCCGATGTGGGCGATATCGTCGGGTTTCTCGCCTCCGACGACGCCCGCTGGGTCACCGGGCAGTGGATCGACGCCACCGGCGGCGCGCTGCTGTAA